Proteins co-encoded in one Saprospira grandis genomic window:
- a CDS encoding 3'-5' exonuclease produces MNYLVFDLEMTGTEPGWHEIVQIGAAIYDENWEKKSTFLTNVYPENEESFSLPALEVHGLTLDILEEAPMLHEAIEAFENWAVTTVLGHKKWKEHQKPGALKRLVVCGQSVHYDINFLRFAYMDLKQPYPFSFKTIDLYQQAYFLFRLLRENGQPTSKGLSLGALSEYFGLQREGDMHNALEDAELTAACLKEVFNYLPKFKYDPA; encoded by the coding sequence ATGAACTATCTAGTATTTGATTTGGAGATGACGGGCACCGAGCCTGGCTGGCATGAGATTGTACAAATTGGGGCCGCCATTTATGATGAAAATTGGGAGAAAAAAAGTACCTTTTTAACCAATGTCTATCCCGAAAATGAGGAGAGCTTTTCGCTACCTGCCCTAGAAGTACATGGCCTAACCCTAGACATTCTAGAGGAGGCCCCTATGCTACATGAGGCCATAGAAGCTTTTGAAAACTGGGCCGTAACTACTGTTTTGGGCCACAAAAAATGGAAGGAACATCAAAAGCCGGGGGCACTCAAGCGCCTAGTGGTCTGTGGACAAAGTGTGCATTACGATATCAACTTTTTGCGTTTTGCCTATATGGACCTCAAGCAGCCTTATCCCTTCTCCTTCAAAACCATTGATTTATATCAGCAAGCCTATTTCTTGTTTCGTTTACTTCGAGAAAACGGACAGCCTACTTCTAAGGGCCTTAGCCTAGGCGCCCTATCCGAGTATTTTGGTTTGCAAAGAGAAGGCGATATGCACAACGCCCTAGAAGATGCAGAATTGACCGCAGCCTGTTTGAAGGAAGTCTTTAACTATTTGCCCAAATTTAAGTACGATCCAGCTTAA
- a CDS encoding sensor histidine kinase, with protein sequence MSAAQLAIPVALAYLALLFVLAYWANRRAEKGQSWTDNPLAYSLSLAVFCTAWTFYGSVGKASSSGPVFLTTYLGPLLLSPVWYLLLRQMVRVSKKQRISSIADFISARYGKSGFLGGLVAFIAFACVVPYISLQLKAITVSLNTLIGYDPATTDFSQMTILGDTAFFIAIILAIFIIFFGTQNLDSSKRRDGLMAVIVFESVFKLVTFLALGFYVAYGLYDGPGSIFQAALEKEELRPLLSMQGNDNLGYWDWSWFILISMSAILFLPRQFQVAVVENSHEQHLKMASWFFPLYLLLINLFVPIIAIAGRLYFEGQAYDADSFVLSLPLAEGQDALALLSFLGGLAAATGMIIIATLALSTMVTSNLLIPILIRTKAIDLNKAQQLSSSIVFARRAAVAFTILWAYIYFKIIANARPLVDTGWVSFVGIAQLAPAMLGGLFWRSATKAGAKAGILAGFIVWGAMLPLPALWPDWAALLADSEQHPVPRAAFWSLLTNLIFYVGVSLRSKPSALELTQAALFIDDEDHSPFAEPEEDDHSQILNHDIVALLSRFMSEQALEWAEQFFEEKGKSYLPMSLANNQFIQAAENTLGGVLGTASARAIFASMVKQKPIGQKQLFKMLQETEALLRYTREIESKSAILQRTQAELQQANEQLKELAQMKDDFVSTVTHELRTPLTSIQSLSQILKERKDSLPAERQAQFLAVIFKESQRLGRLIDEVLDFQRLEQRKMSFSYSRFLVQELLADVLLILEESMEQNGVTVENKLQSLRPNYIVEADYDRLKQVLINLISNAIKFKQAGRPLRIQIDAEKNGKELIFSVSDNGIGIPNELHQSIFEQFKQGQMPSRDKPKGSGLGLAICKQIIEQHRGHIWLSSQPNFGSTFYFSIPLTTKK encoded by the coding sequence ACCGCTTTTGCTTTCGCCTGTTTGGTATTTGCTTTTGCGCCAAATGGTTCGAGTATCCAAAAAACAAAGAATAAGTTCTATTGCCGATTTTATTTCGGCCCGTTACGGAAAAAGCGGTTTTCTGGGTGGTTTGGTCGCCTTTATTGCCTTTGCTTGCGTGGTCCCTTATATCTCGCTACAGCTAAAAGCGATTACCGTTAGCCTAAATACCTTAATTGGCTATGATCCGGCTACCACAGACTTTAGCCAGATGACCATTTTGGGTGATACGGCTTTTTTTATTGCAATTATTCTAGCCATTTTCATCATCTTTTTTGGTACGCAAAATCTAGATAGCAGTAAACGCCGAGATGGGCTCATGGCGGTCATCGTCTTTGAGTCGGTCTTTAAGTTAGTGACCTTTTTGGCCCTTGGCTTTTATGTAGCTTATGGGCTGTACGATGGACCAGGAAGTATTTTTCAGGCAGCACTGGAAAAAGAGGAGTTAAGGCCTTTACTCAGCATGCAGGGAAATGATAATTTGGGCTATTGGGATTGGTCTTGGTTTATCCTCATTTCTATGTCGGCCATTTTGTTTCTGCCTCGGCAGTTTCAGGTGGCGGTAGTAGAAAATAGCCATGAGCAACACCTCAAAATGGCCAGTTGGTTTTTTCCGCTCTATTTGTTGCTGATTAACCTTTTTGTGCCAATAATCGCTATTGCTGGCCGGCTCTATTTTGAGGGCCAAGCCTATGATGCCGATTCTTTTGTGCTGAGTCTGCCTTTGGCAGAGGGCCAAGATGCCTTGGCTTTGCTCTCTTTTTTGGGGGGCTTGGCCGCCGCTACTGGGATGATTATTATTGCTACTTTGGCCCTTTCTACTATGGTCACAAGCAATTTGCTGATTCCTATATTGATTCGGACCAAAGCCATTGATTTGAATAAGGCGCAGCAGCTGAGTAGCAGCATTGTCTTTGCTCGAAGAGCAGCCGTGGCCTTTACCATTCTTTGGGCCTATATCTACTTTAAGATTATTGCTAATGCAAGGCCTTTGGTCGATACGGGTTGGGTTTCTTTTGTGGGCATTGCGCAGTTGGCGCCAGCTATGTTGGGCGGACTCTTTTGGCGGTCGGCCACAAAAGCCGGGGCCAAGGCGGGTATTTTAGCCGGCTTTATTGTTTGGGGAGCTATGCTTCCGCTGCCAGCACTTTGGCCCGATTGGGCTGCTTTGCTTGCCGATAGCGAACAGCATCCGGTGCCTAGAGCCGCTTTTTGGAGCTTGCTGACTAACCTCATTTTTTATGTGGGCGTTTCGCTCAGAAGTAAACCTTCTGCTTTGGAGCTGACGCAGGCGGCCCTCTTTATTGATGATGAGGACCATTCGCCTTTTGCCGAGCCCGAAGAAGATGACCACAGCCAAATTCTCAACCACGATATTGTGGCCCTTTTGAGCCGCTTTATGAGTGAACAGGCCCTAGAGTGGGCCGAACAGTTCTTTGAAGAAAAAGGAAAGTCTTATCTCCCGATGAGCTTAGCCAATAATCAATTTATTCAGGCGGCAGAAAATACCTTGGGGGGCGTGCTAGGCACGGCTTCTGCTCGGGCCATCTTTGCCAGTATGGTCAAGCAAAAGCCCATTGGCCAAAAGCAACTCTTTAAGATGTTGCAGGAAACCGAGGCCCTTTTGCGCTATACCCGAGAAATCGAAAGTAAATCGGCCATTTTGCAGCGCACCCAAGCCGAACTCCAACAGGCCAATGAGCAGCTCAAAGAATTGGCCCAGATGAAAGACGATTTTGTGAGTACGGTAACGCATGAACTGCGCACCCCGCTTACCTCTATCCAATCGCTGAGTCAGATCCTAAAAGAGCGCAAAGACAGCTTGCCCGCCGAACGGCAGGCGCAGTTTCTGGCCGTTATCTTTAAGGAAAGCCAGCGGCTAGGCCGCCTAATTGATGAAGTTTTGGATTTTCAGCGCCTAGAGCAACGCAAAATGAGCTTTAGCTATTCCCGCTTTTTGGTCCAAGAACTCCTAGCCGATGTCTTACTGATCTTGGAAGAGTCTATGGAGCAAAATGGGGTGACCGTAGAAAATAAACTCCAAAGCCTTCGGCCCAACTATATTGTTGAGGCCGATTATGACCGATTAAAACAGGTCCTGATCAACCTCATCTCGAATGCCATTAAGTTTAAGCAGGCTGGCCGGCCTTTGCGCATACAAATTGATGCCGAAAAAAATGGGAAAGAGCTCATCTTTTCGGTCTCTGATAATGGCATTGGGATTCCCAACGAGCTGCACCAATCTATCTTTGAGCAGTTTAAACAAGGGCAAATGCCCAGCCGCGACAAGCCCAAGGGCAGCGGCCTAGGCCTAGCCATCTGTAAGCAAATTATTGAGCAGCACCGAGGCCATATCTGGCTGAGTAGCCAGCCCAATTTTGGCTCTACCTTTTATTTCTCCATACCGCTAACAACAAAAAAATGA
- a CDS encoding response regulator transcription factor, with translation MNAKILIVDDESSIRLALEFLMQDQGYTVATAANGQEGLAKVAEFGPQLIILDVMMPIMDGLEMAKEMRTQGLSPDTVILFLTAKGQEQDRLAGYAHGGDAYLAKPFDNQELVELIAEMLED, from the coding sequence ATGAACGCTAAAATCTTAATTGTCGATGATGAGAGCAGCATCCGCCTAGCCCTAGAGTTTCTGATGCAGGACCAAGGCTATACGGTAGCTACTGCCGCCAATGGCCAAGAAGGCCTAGCCAAAGTAGCCGAATTTGGTCCCCAACTCATCATTCTAGATGTTATGATGCCCATTATGGACGGACTAGAAATGGCCAAGGAAATGCGAACGCAGGGATTGTCGCCCGATACCGTTATCCTTTTCCTGACCGCCAAGGGCCAAGAACAAGACCGATTGGCTGGTTATGCCCATGGTGGCGATGCCTATTTGGCCAAACCCTTTGATAACCAAGAGCTGGTTGAACTGATTGCAGAAATGCTAGAAGATTAA
- the acs gene encoding acetate--CoA ligase, with the protein MEHQINSWEEYEKVYAESVANPEAFWANVAESFSWKKKWDNVLSWNFDGPDVKWFEGAELNITENCLDRHLAERGDQTAIIWEPNGPKTPEIRLTYKELHAKVCQMANVLKSYGVVKGDRVCLYMPMIPELAIATLACARIGAIHSVVFAGFSANALADRINDAQAKVVLTADGSLRGAKVIPLKDIADEALSHCPCVETVLVAKRSDKFCHMQAGRDVWLEEAMNAASTDCPAETMSAEDMLFILYTSGSTGKPKGVVHTTAGYMVYAYYSFVNVFQYQQNDIYWCTADIGWITGHTYIVYGPLLAGATTVMFEGVPTWPDAGRFWAICDKYQVNQFYTAPTAIRALMAKGLEYVAPYRLNSLKVLGSVGEPINEEAWQWYNKYIGKSQCPIVDTWWQTETGGIMISPLPNITPLKPTYATRPLPGIQPCLLDAEGNELTENNVEGLLAVKFPWPSMLRTTYGDHDRCKQVYFSMFKDKYFTGDGAKRDADGNYRIIGRVDDVINVSGHRLGTAELENVINEHDIIVESAVVGYPHEIKGQGIFAFVIVQEECSQEALEAELKELINTEIGPIAKPDRIQVVSGLPKTRSGKIMRRILRKIASGDVSNLGDTSTLLDPSVVEEIKEAVLGQA; encoded by the coding sequence ATGGAACACCAAATCAACAGCTGGGAAGAATACGAAAAAGTATATGCAGAAAGCGTAGCCAATCCAGAGGCTTTTTGGGCCAATGTAGCCGAAAGTTTTTCATGGAAAAAGAAATGGGATAATGTCCTTTCTTGGAATTTTGATGGCCCCGATGTCAAATGGTTTGAGGGCGCCGAATTGAATATTACGGAAAACTGCCTAGACCGTCATTTGGCCGAAAGAGGCGATCAGACGGCGATTATTTGGGAGCCCAACGGACCCAAAACTCCTGAAATTCGCTTGACTTATAAGGAGTTGCATGCCAAGGTTTGCCAGATGGCCAATGTGCTCAAGTCTTATGGCGTAGTGAAGGGCGACCGAGTTTGTTTGTACATGCCGATGATTCCAGAACTGGCTATTGCGACCTTGGCTTGTGCCCGTATTGGGGCCATTCACTCGGTGGTTTTTGCTGGTTTTTCGGCCAATGCTTTAGCCGACCGCATCAATGATGCGCAGGCCAAGGTAGTGCTTACTGCCGATGGTTCTTTGCGTGGGGCCAAAGTGATTCCCCTAAAAGATATTGCCGATGAGGCGCTCAGTCATTGTCCTTGCGTAGAAACCGTTTTGGTGGCTAAGCGCAGCGATAAGTTTTGCCATATGCAAGCGGGCCGAGATGTTTGGTTGGAAGAGGCGATGAATGCTGCGAGCACCGACTGTCCCGCCGAAACGATGAGCGCAGAAGATATGCTCTTCATTCTCTATACTTCGGGCTCTACGGGTAAGCCCAAAGGGGTGGTGCACACTACTGCGGGCTATATGGTTTATGCCTATTATAGCTTTGTGAACGTTTTTCAGTATCAGCAGAATGACATCTACTGGTGTACGGCTGATATTGGCTGGATTACGGGCCACACTTACATTGTTTATGGGCCTTTGTTGGCTGGTGCTACTACGGTGATGTTTGAGGGCGTGCCTACTTGGCCCGATGCGGGTCGTTTTTGGGCCATTTGCGATAAATATCAAGTAAATCAGTTCTACACAGCCCCCACGGCCATCCGCGCTTTGATGGCCAAAGGCCTAGAATATGTAGCGCCTTACCGTCTGAACTCGCTCAAGGTTTTGGGTTCTGTTGGCGAGCCCATCAATGAAGAGGCTTGGCAGTGGTACAATAAGTATATTGGTAAGAGCCAATGCCCTATTGTAGATACTTGGTGGCAAACGGAAACCGGCGGGATTATGATTTCGCCTTTGCCCAATATTACGCCTCTTAAGCCCACCTATGCTACTCGTCCCTTGCCGGGTATTCAGCCTTGTTTGCTCGATGCAGAGGGCAATGAATTGACAGAAAATAATGTAGAGGGTTTGTTGGCGGTTAAGTTTCCCTGGCCCTCAATGTTGCGCACGACTTATGGCGATCACGACCGCTGCAAACAGGTCTATTTCTCGATGTTTAAGGACAAATATTTTACGGGAGATGGCGCCAAACGCGATGCCGATGGCAATTATCGGATCATTGGCCGGGTAGATGACGTAATCAATGTTTCGGGCCACCGTTTGGGCACCGCCGAGCTCGAAAATGTGATCAATGAGCATGATATTATCGTAGAATCGGCTGTAGTAGGCTATCCGCACGAAATTAAGGGTCAAGGCATTTTTGCCTTTGTGATTGTTCAGGAAGAATGCAGCCAAGAGGCTCTAGAGGCCGAGCTCAAAGAACTTATCAATACCGAAATTGGTCCTATTGCCAAACCCGACCGCATTCAGGTGGTTTCGGGCCTTCCAAAAACCCGCTCGGGTAAAATTATGCGACGTATTCTTCGCAAAATCGCTAGCGGAGACGTGAGCAACCTAGGAGATACCTCCACTTTACTTGATCCCTCTGTGGTGGAGGAAATCAAGGAGGCCGTTTTGGGCCAAGCCTAA
- a CDS encoding OmpA family protein, translating to MRNLLSLSLFFFLPVLLFAQDKYQLFYAPNAYSLTAKQQADLSKILQARPLSVLKIQPFTDDLGSDIENEVLAENRAKTIIQFVQKQGFEQLQFEQLPYERQPLDAQLPVAEARQQLRRIDLYFYNAEEFEEVKNKDVWTSFYSKQRKEAQQLFSFSAQKGKFIQGKNGIQIDIPENSFLGPDGRPYQGQVSLVLQEALSMKDMILQNLSTTSNGELIETGGMVYLAAKGENGEELSLAEGKDLTVGFPGAAAALPGMQIFQGPNTADPHAEINWQPVGNPLELFVEEKLDSTMSFSKDYFGYKEELLYLLKEPFLAKEKKEVPKSFKLRSPRLKVERTFVAFEEYLAQKYPQKAGETEASYQRRIRKKKIKLRKKYNNKKRSWRNKYRAYQKDSSRYTRARSRYEKEQKAYNEFLNREHQEAQEFLAYLEALSHEHLHELLDSCLQEIRRSYNPKRYNQAGSTVGGFMELLPFYEYDALGDFKLEIEKTKELNPEFSYKKIDAYEEAFNRALGLFEKQLEQQKNNWAKPLKDEKKQEYWDWPKDIAQEEIRLKLAALLKDERGGFTPLGQKKYAEIKKMFWAKKEYVSYKQWKTKAYSNCILNMQKIEAEQQKASKVCKNVDSLAAEVLAKKERYGLLQKEEKSREVVRQMKISNLGWINCDRFFMEKGAKMDLILASASRHAQYFLIFKNINGIMRANGRATFKNVPENYEAKLIGIKQFGDQIEFMEVEDKVLELDEKYFPFQKVSEKELAAKLEAL from the coding sequence ATGCGAAATTTACTTTCCCTCAGTTTGTTTTTCTTTTTGCCTGTTTTGCTTTTTGCGCAGGACAAATACCAGCTTTTTTACGCTCCCAATGCCTATAGCTTGACCGCAAAACAGCAGGCCGATTTGAGCAAAATATTGCAGGCGCGCCCCTTATCGGTGCTGAAAATCCAGCCCTTTACCGATGATTTGGGAAGCGATATAGAGAATGAGGTTTTGGCCGAGAATCGGGCAAAAACCATTATTCAGTTTGTACAAAAACAGGGCTTCGAGCAACTCCAATTTGAGCAATTGCCCTATGAACGTCAGCCTTTGGATGCGCAATTGCCTGTCGCCGAAGCTCGGCAGCAGTTGCGCCGCATCGACCTCTATTTTTATAATGCAGAGGAATTTGAGGAGGTCAAAAATAAGGATGTCTGGACCTCTTTTTACAGCAAGCAACGCAAAGAAGCGCAGCAGTTGTTTAGCTTTTCGGCCCAAAAAGGAAAGTTTATTCAAGGTAAGAATGGTATCCAAATTGACATTCCAGAAAATAGTTTTTTGGGGCCAGATGGCCGCCCTTATCAGGGGCAGGTCAGTCTAGTTTTGCAAGAGGCCCTAAGCATGAAAGACATGATTTTGCAAAACCTGAGCACCACCTCCAATGGAGAGTTGATTGAAACTGGGGGGATGGTTTATTTGGCCGCCAAGGGCGAAAATGGCGAGGAATTGAGTCTGGCCGAGGGCAAAGACCTGACCGTTGGTTTTCCGGGAGCCGCCGCCGCCTTGCCAGGCATGCAAATTTTTCAGGGCCCCAATACTGCCGATCCGCATGCGGAGATCAACTGGCAGCCCGTTGGGAATCCTTTGGAGCTTTTTGTAGAAGAAAAACTGGACAGCACAATGAGCTTTAGCAAGGATTATTTTGGCTATAAGGAAGAATTGCTGTACTTGCTCAAGGAGCCCTTTTTGGCCAAGGAGAAAAAAGAAGTCCCCAAATCCTTTAAGCTAAGGAGTCCTCGACTAAAAGTGGAGCGCACTTTTGTTGCCTTTGAGGAGTACTTGGCCCAAAAATATCCACAAAAAGCAGGAGAGACCGAAGCGAGCTACCAGCGTCGAATCAGAAAAAAGAAGATCAAGCTGCGCAAGAAGTATAATAATAAAAAGCGCAGCTGGCGAAATAAATATAGAGCCTATCAAAAGGATAGCAGCCGCTATACCAGAGCCCGTAGCCGCTACGAAAAAGAGCAAAAGGCCTATAATGAGTTTTTGAACAGAGAACATCAGGAGGCCCAGGAATTCCTAGCTTATTTGGAGGCTCTTAGCCATGAGCATTTACATGAGCTGCTAGATAGTTGTCTCCAAGAAATCCGAAGGAGCTACAACCCAAAAAGATATAATCAGGCAGGAAGCACAGTAGGTGGTTTTATGGAGTTGCTGCCTTTTTATGAGTATGATGCGCTGGGCGATTTTAAATTAGAAATAGAGAAGACCAAAGAACTCAATCCCGAGTTCAGTTACAAGAAAATTGATGCCTATGAAGAGGCTTTTAATCGTGCACTCGGTTTGTTTGAGAAACAGCTAGAACAGCAAAAAAACAACTGGGCCAAGCCGTTGAAAGATGAAAAAAAACAGGAATATTGGGACTGGCCCAAGGATATAGCGCAAGAAGAAATTCGCCTAAAATTAGCCGCTTTACTTAAGGATGAACGAGGCGGATTTACGCCCTTGGGTCAGAAAAAATATGCGGAAATCAAAAAAATGTTTTGGGCCAAAAAGGAGTATGTCAGCTATAAACAATGGAAGACCAAAGCTTATAGCAACTGTATTTTGAATATGCAGAAGATTGAAGCCGAGCAGCAAAAGGCCAGTAAAGTCTGCAAAAATGTAGATAGTCTAGCCGCTGAGGTTTTGGCTAAAAAAGAGCGCTATGGTTTATTGCAAAAAGAGGAGAAATCAAGAGAAGTAGTGAGGCAAATGAAGATTTCTAATCTTGGCTGGATCAACTGCGACCGATTTTTTATGGAAAAGGGCGCAAAAATGGATTTGATCTTGGCCTCGGCCTCTAGGCATGCACAATACTTCCTAATATTTAAAAATATCAACGGAATTATGAGGGCCAATGGTCGGGCTACCTTTAAAAATGTCCCAGAGAACTATGAGGCTAAACTGATTGGCATTAAGCAGTTTGGCGACCAAATAGAATTTATGGAGGTGGAAGATAAAGTGCTTGAATTAGACGAAAAATATTTCCCTTTTCAAAAAGTGAGCGAAAAAGAATTAGCGGCCAAATTGGAGGCCCTCTAA
- a CDS encoding cell envelope biogenesis protein OmpA, with protein MPYLLSFSLFFFLPVLLLAQDKYQLFYAPNAYSLTAKQQADLSKILQARPLSVLKIQPFTDDLGSDLDNEVLAENRAKTIIQFVQKQGFEQLQFEQLPYERQPLDASLPVAEARQQLRRIDLYFYNAEEFEEVKNKDVWTSFYAEQRKKAQQLFSFSAQKGKFIQGKEGIQIDIPANSFLGPDGRPYQGQVSLVLQEALSMKDMILQNLSTTSNGELIETGGMIYLAAKGENGEELSLAEGKDLTVGFPGAAAALPGMQIFQGPNTANPHNDINWQATGSQRIGTEELERQSRIAPLDSDYFLAQKKLLYLLNEPILSLFKRKPLKPFKQSSPRFKGERGFMEFEEYLAQKYPQKAGETEESYQRRIRKKKIKLRKQYNNKKRNWRKKYRAYQRDSSRYDEARSSYEAAQKVYQEFLDKEHQEAKELLAYLEVFSHERLALLMAMHKERLYAVFDIYDYGRYSSTLGGFQEVLPVYQADKAGDFTLEIAATNELLPELPGDVYEKSMLGYIGFLNKYYEKEKKNWAKNIAKGEANPLLIWKKDEALEAIKIKLAQLLKEEADGFSPRGYKRYFKLKRQLQKKKKKDRYNLRNETYSDYILYSQAAEKEQQKVAQLCPRIDSLAAEVLAKKERYGLLQKEEARRKILSQMKVSGLGWINCDRFSAKNGMMNLTVAQASSNTQYFLVFKNINGILRADNQARFRNVPKSYFAKLIGIKQLGDRIQFMELSAEVKEMNRMQQSFEDLSQEELAAKLEAL; from the coding sequence ATGCCCTATCTACTCAGTTTCAGTTTATTTTTCTTTTTGCCTGTTTTGCTTTTAGCGCAGGACAAATACCAGCTTTTTTATGCCCCCAATGCCTATAGCTTGACCGCAAAACAGCAGGCCGATTTGAGCAAAATATTGCAGGCGCGCCCCTTATCGGTGCTGAAAATCCAGCCCTTTACCGATGATTTGGGAAGCGATCTAGACAATGAAGTTTTGGCCGAGAATCGGGCAAAAACCATTATTCAGTTTGTACAAAAACAGGGCTTTGAGCAACTCCAATTTGAGCAATTGCCCTATGAGCGTCAGCCTTTGGATGCCAGCTTGCCTGTCGCCGAAGCTCGGCAGCAGTTGCGCCGCATCGACCTCTATTTTTATAATGCAGAGGAATTTGAGGAGGTCAAAAACAAGGATGTCTGGACCTCTTTTTATGCCGAGCAGCGCAAAAAAGCGCAGCAGTTGTTTAGCTTTTCGGCCCAAAAAGGAAAGTTTATTCAGGGCAAGGAGGGGATCCAAATTGACATTCCAGCCAATAGCTTTTTGGGGCCAGATGGCCGCCCTTATCAGGGGCAGGTCAGTCTAGTTTTGCAAGAGGCCCTAAGCATGAAAGACATGATTTTGCAAAACCTGAGCACCACCTCCAATGGAGAATTGATTGAAACTGGGGGGATGATTTACTTGGCCGCCAAGGGAGAAAATGGCGAGGAACTGAGTCTGGCCGAGGGCAAAGACTTGACCGTTGGTTTTCCGGGGGCAGCCGCCGCCCTGCCCGGCATGCAAATTTTTCAGGGCCCCAATACCGCCAACCCCCACAACGATATCAATTGGCAGGCTACGGGCAGCCAGCGGATTGGAACTGAAGAGCTGGAAAGACAGAGCCGAATAGCCCCCCTAGATAGTGACTATTTTCTGGCCCAAAAAAAGCTTTTGTATTTGCTCAATGAGCCGATCTTGAGTTTGTTTAAGCGTAAACCTTTAAAGCCGTTCAAGCAGTCTTCGCCTCGCTTTAAGGGGGAGCGGGGTTTTATGGAATTTGAGGAGTACTTGGCCCAAAAATATCCACAAAAAGCAGGAGAAACCGAAGAGAGCTACCAGCGTCGAATCAGAAAAAAGAAGATCAAGCTGCGCAAGCAGTACAATAATAAAAAGCGCAACTGGCGAAAAAAATATAGAGCCTATCAAAGGGATAGCAGCCGCTACGATGAGGCCCGCAGCAGCTATGAGGCCGCCCAGAAAGTTTATCAGGAATTTTTAGACAAGGAGCATCAGGAAGCTAAGGAACTTTTGGCTTATTTAGAGGTCTTCAGCCATGAGCGATTGGCCCTCCTTATGGCTATGCATAAAGAGCGTTTGTATGCGGTTTTTGATATATATGATTATGGTCGATATAGTTCTACTTTGGGGGGCTTTCAGGAGGTTCTACCGGTCTATCAGGCCGATAAAGCAGGCGATTTTACCCTAGAAATTGCCGCTACCAATGAACTTCTCCCTGAGTTGCCAGGCGATGTCTACGAAAAATCTATGCTTGGCTATATTGGCTTTTTGAATAAATATTATGAGAAGGAAAAGAAGAATTGGGCCAAAAATATTGCAAAAGGAGAGGCGAACCCCCTTCTGATCTGGAAAAAAGATGAAGCGCTAGAGGCTATAAAAATTAAACTGGCCCAGCTCCTCAAGGAAGAGGCTGATGGCTTTAGCCCCCGCGGATATAAACGATACTTCAAGCTGAAACGGCAGCTACAGAAGAAAAAAAAGAAGGATAGATACAATTTGCGAAATGAGACCTATAGCGATTACATACTGTATAGTCAGGCTGCTGAAAAGGAGCAGCAAAAGGTTGCTCAACTCTGCCCCCGAATAGATAGTCTAGCCGCCGAAGTTTTGGCCAAAAAAGAGCGCTATGGCCTATTGCAAAAAGAAGAAGCGCGCAGAAAAATATTGAGCCAAATGAAGGTTTCTGGCCTCGGCTGGATCAATTGCGATCGCTTTTCGGCTAAGAACGGCATGATGAATCTGACTGTCGCCCAGGCCTCTAGCAATACGCAGTACTTTTTGGTCTTTAAAAATATCAACGGAATTCTGCGGGCCGATAATCAGGCAAGATTCAGAAATGTGCCCAAAAGTTATTTTGCCAAATTGATCGGTATCAAGCAGTTGGGCGACCGCATACAGTTTATGGAGCTCAGCGCTGAGGTAAAGGAAATGAACCGCATGCAGCAGTCTTTTGAGGACCTTAGTCAAGAAGAATTAGCCGCCAAATTAGAGGCCCTTTAA